A single region of the Triticum dicoccoides isolate Atlit2015 ecotype Zavitan chromosome 2B, WEW_v2.0, whole genome shotgun sequence genome encodes:
- the LOC119362464 gene encoding uncharacterized protein LOC119362464 isoform X4, whose translation MEEEALRAAMEDAFLEGAVQWRADTILQTLRMDKLDAWIRGEGLSDDIEALKSEIDEVKATVSDVKGRAIGNRRLARSLAALKQKLFDADDAIDELDYYRLLHQVEGATRRVSSLVS comes from the coding sequence ATGGAGGAAGAAGCTTTGAGGGCGGCGATGGAAGACGCTTTCCTGGAGGGCGCGGTTCAATGGCGCGCGGATACCATCCTCCAGACCCTGCGGATGGACAAGCTAGATGCGTGGATCCGTGGAGAGGGGCTTTCCGATGACATCGAGGCGCTAAAATCTGAGATCGATGAAGTCAAGGCGACGGTCTCTGATGTAAAGGGGAGGGCGATCGGCAACAGGCGGCTGGCTAGGTCTCTCGCCGCGCTCAAGCAGAAGCTCTTCGACGCCGATGACGCGATCGACGAGCTCGACTACTACAGACTTCTACACCAGGTCGAAGGAG